A window of Paenibacillus sp. 19GGS1-52 contains these coding sequences:
- a CDS encoding GyrI-like domain-containing protein → MADYTLEQKDSFIVLGLGTELKSDYTDYAGINKEKSDFWQAVSQDGRLESLKAIATNDYIFAVNEAVNNKMMHYAGVMTEAAAPEEARVIQFPKGDYLVVKGEEKTADELNNKLAGLAFGQVLPKVKNFAYVGGPNATVEMGQRNGLIFGEMWIPVVKR, encoded by the coding sequence ATGGCAGATTATACACTTGAACAGAAAGACAGCTTTATCGTATTAGGATTAGGAACTGAGCTTAAGAGCGATTACACAGACTATGCTGGCATAAATAAGGAAAAATCAGACTTTTGGCAGGCCGTAAGCCAAGATGGCAGACTTGAATCTTTAAAAGCTATCGCCACCAATGACTACATTTTTGCCGTAAACGAAGCGGTGAATAACAAGATGATGCATTATGCTGGCGTCATGACAGAGGCAGCGGCACCAGAAGAAGCCAGAGTGATCCAATTTCCGAAGGGGGATTATTTGGTTGTTAAAGGGGAAGAGAAGACGGCTGATGAACTGAACAATAAGCTTGCTGGCCTTGCCTTTGGTCAAGTTTTGCCGAAAGTTAAGAATTTCGCCTACGTGGGCGGGCCAAATGCAACGGTTGAAATGGGACAGCGAAACGGTTTGATATTTGGTGAAATGTGGATTCCTGTTGTAAAGAGATAA